From Desulfomonilaceae bacterium, the proteins below share one genomic window:
- a CDS encoding methyl-accepting chemotaxis protein, with the protein MIKFFARSLLAKMILLFLAVSLIPIALVATLSYWSAITAPKNFEFEKLHETADMRKTEILDFLNRTMMDTKFIASLDNIVAAAKQLQDQIANRAKGTGLQSMDSGASPEDNRTLNRDIDPTLKRFIEINGSHSSGYDDIYLVDGVSESILYSLQRRADVGTSLRSGPYRDSGLAKVSERVTRTGKPATNDFTTFGPSASQLMFMAVPCVLDTNGNVNVILVLGIKPNRIINIMKQTTGVGTSGETRLVGQDHLMRSESRQQSASFFIKKKDETKPATLALRGESGAMVAPDMLGETSLVYYLPVSINKDENLGADFDWGIIADIDEKEALAPTLSLVWRILMMALVIGAIVAVLAFFAARGVSKPIRKMAEQASSISDGNLTIDVTIEKRKDEIGELTRAFHSMVDNLRSQTLEILDGVNILMSASAEISSTTSELAASASETSSAVSETMTTVEELKQTANLSSDKARSVSERSQTAFQIAQSGKKATEETINRMSHIKGQMESIGETVVRLSEQSLSIEEIISAVKDLAEQSKLLAVNASIEAARAGEQGKGFAVVAQEIKILADQSRQATDQVRTILEDIRGSISAVVMATEQGNRAVDAGSRQSQEAGSAIEEVTKSVHDAAQALTVVVASGEQQSIGVEQVSGAMGSIDQAMRQNVEGTRQLETAARNLEQLGQRLKDFVNRFRV; encoded by the coding sequence ATGATCAAATTCTTTGCCCGTAGCCTTTTGGCAAAAATGATCCTGCTCTTTCTGGCCGTGTCACTGATTCCGATAGCTTTGGTCGCTACTCTCTCATACTGGAGCGCTATTACAGCGCCAAAAAATTTTGAATTCGAAAAGCTTCATGAGACTGCTGATATGCGTAAGACCGAGATTCTGGACTTCCTAAATCGAACCATGATGGACACCAAGTTCATAGCGTCGTTGGACAACATTGTTGCTGCGGCTAAACAGTTGCAGGACCAGATAGCGAATAGAGCCAAAGGAACTGGACTGCAATCAATGGACTCAGGAGCTTCGCCCGAGGACAACAGAACCTTGAACAGAGACATAGATCCAACATTAAAAAGGTTCATCGAAATTAACGGCAGTCATTCGAGTGGCTATGATGACATATACCTGGTCGACGGAGTATCAGAATCAATTCTTTATTCCCTGCAACGCCGAGCCGACGTGGGAACCAGCCTGAGAAGTGGGCCTTATAGAGACTCAGGGTTGGCGAAGGTTTCAGAACGAGTCACTAGAACCGGAAAACCTGCTACAAACGACTTCACCACATTCGGACCTTCCGCTTCGCAGTTGATGTTCATGGCTGTACCTTGTGTGTTGGACACGAATGGTAATGTTAACGTGATCCTCGTTCTCGGCATAAAACCGAATAGAATCATAAACATCATGAAACAGACTACCGGCGTTGGGACAAGTGGTGAAACACGATTGGTGGGACAAGATCACCTGATGCGTTCCGAATCTCGCCAGCAGTCAGCTTCCTTTTTCATAAAGAAAAAGGATGAGACCAAACCGGCGACATTGGCGCTGAGGGGGGAAAGTGGGGCCATGGTAGCCCCTGACATGCTCGGTGAAACATCTCTGGTATATTATCTCCCCGTATCGATCAACAAAGATGAAAATCTTGGGGCTGACTTCGACTGGGGGATAATAGCCGATATAGATGAGAAAGAAGCTCTGGCCCCGACGCTTTCCCTTGTGTGGCGAATTCTCATGATGGCGCTCGTCATTGGGGCAATAGTTGCGGTACTAGCTTTCTTTGCCGCCCGCGGCGTTTCTAAACCGATCAGAAAAATGGCGGAGCAGGCTTCGAGCATAAGTGATGGGAATCTCACTATTGATGTGACGATCGAGAAACGAAAAGATGAGATTGGTGAACTGACAAGGGCTTTTCATTCTATGGTTGACAATCTCCGTTCGCAGACTCTGGAAATTCTGGATGGCGTGAACATCCTCATGTCCGCGTCTGCAGAGATTTCCTCTACAACTTCAGAACTGGCTGCCAGCGCGTCCGAAACATCTTCCGCCGTTAGCGAGACAATGACAACGGTAGAAGAACTCAAGCAGACGGCAAATCTCTCAAGCGACAAGGCAAGGTCAGTATCCGAACGCTCTCAAACAGCCTTTCAAATAGCTCAGTCCGGCAAGAAAGCAACAGAGGAAACAATCAACAGGATGAGCCATATTAAGGGTCAAATGGAGTCTATCGGAGAAACGGTAGTACGTCTCAGCGAGCAAAGTCTTTCGATTGAAGAGATAATATCCGCTGTAAAAGATTTGGCAGAGCAGTCCAAGCTTCTGGCTGTAAACGCTTCAATTGAGGCAGCCAGAGCAGGCGAACAGGGAAAAGGGTTCGCTGTCGTAGCCCAGGAAATCAAAATACTCGCGGATCAGTCGAGACAGGCTACCGACCAGGTCAGAACCATTTTGGAAGATATCAGGGGTTCAATTAGCGCAGTCGTCATGGCTACTGAACAAGGGAACAGGGCTGTGGACGCCGGATCAAGACAATCTCAGGAGGCCGGGTCAGCAATCGAAGAAGTTACCAAGAGTGTCCATGACGCAGCCCAAGCGTTGACTGTCGTAGTGGCGTCCGGGGAGCAGCAGTCTATCGGCGTGGAGCAGGTTTCCGGAGCCATGGGCAGCATCGACCAGGCCATGAGACAAAATGTCGAAGGAACAAGACAGCTTGAAACTGCGGCGAGAAACCTCGAACAACTAGGTCAAAGACTCAAAGACTTTGTGAACAGATTCAGAGTCTGA
- a CDS encoding chemotaxis protein CheW yields MNGSGKKIQSSFPKMSLDKIQVFHDRAVALARKPENPSSELETIEVLVFGIGSEKYAVGSETVREVCPFKQITRVPCAPKFVKGIINLRGQIFSVIDLRSLFGLPNPESLEDGKVVIIGLGNMEVGILADDVLGVRHFPIAEIQRDLPTLRGIQEKYLYGLTTDRIVIINVENLLMDDSIVVHETIGT; encoded by the coding sequence ATGAATGGATCTGGCAAGAAAATTCAATCATCTTTTCCCAAAATGTCGCTCGATAAAATCCAGGTATTTCATGACAGGGCGGTTGCCTTAGCTAGGAAACCAGAAAACCCTTCTTCGGAATTAGAAACCATTGAGGTTCTAGTTTTTGGGATCGGATCGGAAAAATACGCTGTAGGATCGGAAACAGTAAGAGAAGTTTGCCCATTTAAACAGATAACTCGTGTTCCATGTGCGCCAAAATTTGTAAAAGGGATCATAAACCTTCGCGGACAGATATTTTCAGTCATTGACCTCAGAAGTTTGTTTGGTCTGCCGAATCCGGAATCACTGGAGGATGGAAAGGTCGTAATCATAGGACTGGGCAATATGGAGGTCGGCATCCTCGCCGACGACGTATTGGGAGTCAGACATTTTCCTATTGCAGAAATTCAGCGAGACTTGCCAACTCTGAGAGGAATCCAGGAAAAATATCTATACGGACTTACCACCGATCGAATCGTCATTATAAACGTTGAGAATTTACTTATGGATGATTCTATCGTGGTTCATGAAACAATAGGAACCTGA
- a CDS encoding CheR family methyltransferase yields the protein MSRAAMSHGFESPADFANWIRNSSEAHKSIDILASLLTIGETFFFRDMKAFEAIESTIIPQLIESKAEPNKTLKIWSAGCSSGEEPYSIAILLKRKSLTRPDLSIRILGTDINNESLKKAQKGVYKEWSFRGAPDWLKRDYFSKIGSGYLLNPLTRAMVDFRRLNLVSFDYTSILQEFGTFDLILCRNTLMYFTPLIRNTILENILLWLNEGGWLILSPSEVPHIVHRKLQVVTFPGAICFRRQTREKIPSHRSVQLISKPVAIRTSSKDNNRWIIDRLMKEKAPKTKSSEASTPVFPESDKNHPDNLEECIAAAMEAFDKSDYLKIVTILKQSPAVGESKSEIHGQSQYLLAKAYANLGMLVEAQNTIEQAIKADKINVTYHHMYASILQAANLTQEASERLQKVLFLDPDHIMANVTLGTIHKKLNNNTEALRHMRNAMNLLKRLSPEDVVPDSDGETAAHLEQMVKSTMDGIGA from the coding sequence TTGTCCCGGGCTGCTATGAGTCACGGATTTGAATCTCCAGCAGACTTCGCAAATTGGATCAGAAACTCCTCTGAGGCTCACAAAAGCATCGATATACTAGCTAGCCTTCTTACAATAGGAGAAACGTTTTTCTTCAGAGACATGAAGGCCTTTGAGGCTATAGAGTCGACAATCATTCCACAACTCATAGAATCCAAGGCAGAACCGAACAAGACGTTGAAAATATGGAGCGCTGGTTGTTCCAGCGGTGAAGAGCCCTATTCAATCGCAATTCTCCTAAAAAGAAAATCCCTGACCAGACCTGACTTGTCCATACGAATTCTGGGAACCGATATCAACAATGAATCGCTCAAGAAGGCTCAAAAAGGAGTTTACAAAGAGTGGTCGTTTCGCGGGGCCCCAGATTGGCTGAAAAGGGACTATTTTTCCAAAATTGGCTCCGGGTATCTCTTGAATCCGCTAACAAGAGCCATGGTTGATTTTCGCAGACTCAATCTAGTGTCTTTTGACTACACATCAATCTTGCAAGAATTTGGAACTTTCGATTTGATTCTCTGCCGAAATACTCTAATGTATTTCACCCCTCTGATTCGAAACACAATACTGGAAAATATTCTGTTGTGGCTTAATGAAGGAGGATGGCTGATCCTTAGCCCCAGCGAAGTTCCACATATTGTTCACCGGAAGCTACAGGTAGTTACATTTCCAGGAGCGATTTGTTTCCGCAGACAGACGAGGGAAAAGATACCCTCGCATCGAAGCGTCCAACTAATTTCCAAACCCGTCGCTATTCGGACATCTTCAAAAGATAATAACCGGTGGATTATAGACCGGTTGATGAAAGAAAAAGCTCCCAAAACCAAATCTTCAGAGGCCTCCACCCCTGTTTTCCCCGAATCGGACAAAAACCATCCAGACAATCTCGAAGAATGCATCGCTGCTGCTATGGAAGCTTTTGACAAATCCGACTACCTAAAGATAGTAACAATACTTAAACAATCCCCTGCAGTAGGTGAATCCAAATCCGAGATTCACGGTCAGAGTCAATATCTATTAGCCAAAGCGTACGCAAACCTGGGAATGCTTGTAGAGGCCCAAAACACCATTGAGCAAGCCATAAAGGCTGACAAGATTAATGTCACCTATCACCACATGTATGCTTCAATATTGCAAGCTGCCAATTTGACTCAAGAAGCCTCTGAACGGCTCCAAAAAGTTCTTTTTCTTGATCCGGATCATATCATGGCCAATGTAACACTTGGGACCATTCACAAAAAACTTAACAATAATACTGAAGCGCTCAGACACATGAGAAACGCTATGAACCTTTTAAAAAGATTGTCTCCTGAAGATGTGGTTCCGGATTCAGACGGTGAAACAGCAGCCCATCTTGAACAGATGGTGAAATCGACAATGGACGGTATTGGAGCATAG
- a CDS encoding chemotaxis protein CheW gives MNNFLIFQIDDQRFALTLSDVERVVRAVEVTPLPSAERYILGLVDVQGPVLMVVNSRKVLGIPEKEVELSDQFIIVKTSLNRVILVADSVIGVVPLAVQDLPSEKRYLEENNYIDFAARFDDSIVLVINLDKLIAQCGPSKTAVPALALDKNKFPS, from the coding sequence ATGAATAACTTCCTCATTTTTCAGATTGATGATCAACGCTTCGCCCTAACACTTTCGGATGTAGAAAGAGTCGTACGGGCAGTGGAAGTTACACCTTTGCCTTCAGCGGAGCGATACATCCTTGGTCTTGTAGATGTACAGGGCCCTGTGCTGATGGTAGTAAATTCACGAAAGGTCCTCGGAATCCCGGAAAAAGAAGTCGAGCTGTCTGATCAATTTATAATAGTGAAAACCTCTCTCAACAGGGTGATATTGGTCGCTGACTCTGTAATAGGTGTAGTCCCTCTGGCGGTGCAGGATTTACCATCCGAAAAACGCTATCTGGAGGAAAACAACTACATAGACTTTGCGGCAAGATTTGACGATTCCATAGTTCTTGTCATAAATCTTGACAAATTGATAGCTCAGTGTGGTCCTTCCAAGACCGCGGTCCCCGCCTTGGCGCTGGACAAGAACAAATTCCCGTCGTGA
- the sucC gene encoding ADP-forming succinate--CoA ligase subunit beta: MNLHEFQSKRILMEKGVSVPRGTVVYDALEALVAARNLKSDKVVLKAQAHSGGRGKAGGVAVMSIDEDIRSEARRILEMTLVTNQTGPQGKPVSALLVEDAPHIDEEMYLGVVLDRNDGHVTIMASPAGGMDIETIARESPEKIFTVKAHPLRGLCPFQARGLAYKLTSKNLVANQIAKAVTALYEIFIGYDCTLVEINPLVISGETVLALDAKINLDDHALFRRSAMAELRDRSQEDPVELSARQAGLSYIKLEGDIGCMVNGAGLAMATLDLISIHGGAPANFLDVGGGASEQVVADATNLLLDDKRVKVVFINIFGGILRCDVLARGVIKAINQRGLKLPVIARIEGTNIELGRKLFLDSGLPIEMIPSLDEAARLVVAKAKELNVS, translated from the coding sequence ATGAACCTGCACGAATTCCAGTCAAAGAGAATTTTGATGGAAAAGGGTGTGAGTGTGCCGCGAGGGACGGTGGTATATGATGCCCTAGAAGCCTTGGTGGCCGCCAGAAATCTTAAGTCCGACAAAGTGGTTCTAAAAGCTCAAGCTCATTCCGGGGGCCGTGGAAAAGCCGGCGGAGTGGCTGTAATGTCAATTGATGAGGATATCAGGTCGGAAGCTCGTAGAATTCTAGAAATGACTCTTGTAACGAATCAGACTGGGCCTCAAGGAAAGCCCGTCAGCGCTCTCCTTGTAGAGGATGCGCCTCATATAGATGAGGAAATGTATTTGGGAGTGGTGCTGGACAGAAACGATGGACATGTCACTATAATGGCCAGCCCTGCCGGTGGCATGGATATAGAGACAATAGCAAGGGAATCTCCTGAGAAGATTTTTACGGTCAAGGCTCATCCCCTGAGAGGCCTGTGCCCGTTTCAGGCTCGTGGGCTGGCTTATAAGCTGACCAGCAAAAATTTGGTTGCGAACCAAATAGCTAAAGCGGTAACAGCCCTTTATGAAATCTTTATCGGATATGACTGCACCCTCGTAGAGATAAACCCTCTTGTGATATCTGGAGAGACAGTCCTGGCTTTGGACGCCAAAATTAACCTGGACGACCATGCCTTGTTTCGGAGATCCGCAATGGCTGAACTTCGTGATCGATCGCAGGAGGACCCGGTTGAGCTTTCGGCTCGTCAGGCAGGACTAAGTTACATAAAACTGGAAGGTGATATAGGGTGTATGGTCAACGGCGCCGGCTTGGCAATGGCTACCTTGGACCTCATCTCTATTCATGGAGGGGCGCCTGCGAATTTCCTGGATGTTGGGGGCGGAGCTAGCGAGCAGGTTGTAGCGGACGCTACGAACCTTCTTCTCGATGATAAGAGGGTGAAAGTGGTTTTCATAAATATATTCGGTGGAATCCTGAGATGTGATGTCCTCGCTCGCGGAGTGATTAAGGCGATCAATCAAAGAGGTTTAAAACTGCCTGTAATTGCCCGGATTGAAGGCACCAACATAGAGTTAGGCCGGAAACTATTTCTGGATTCCGGTTTGCCGATCGAGATGATTCCTTCTCTGGATGAAGCCGCGAGATTGGTGGTGGCTAAAGCCAAAGAACTCAACGTAAGTTAA
- the sucD gene encoding succinate--CoA ligase subunit alpha: MAILVNRDSRVICQGITGRNGTFHSIACRDYGANMVGGVTPGKQGTFVDGIPVFNTVERAVQETGANVSLIFIPAAGAKDPILEAVEAGIDVIVCITEGIPPLDTASALYTVKEKGKVLIGPNTPGIICPTEKCKVGIMPGYIHSPGPVGVISRSGTLTYEVVDQLTKAGMGQSTCLGLGGDPVVGLSFVDCLKMFNSDPKTEAVVLIGEIGGTAEERAAEFIKTEFNKPVVAYVAGRLAPPGKRMGHAGAIISGGSGTAQGKIKALADAGVSVVENLTRVGQVVREVLS, translated from the coding sequence ATGGCCATCCTTGTAAATAGAGATTCTCGAGTCATCTGCCAAGGTATAACCGGTCGTAATGGTACTTTTCACTCTATAGCTTGCAGGGATTACGGGGCGAATATGGTGGGAGGAGTAACCCCAGGCAAACAGGGGACGTTTGTAGACGGCATACCAGTATTTAATACGGTCGAGCGAGCTGTCCAGGAAACTGGAGCCAATGTATCTCTGATCTTTATACCAGCCGCTGGGGCGAAGGATCCGATATTGGAGGCAGTGGAAGCGGGTATAGATGTTATTGTTTGCATAACGGAAGGTATTCCGCCACTCGACACCGCTTCAGCCCTTTATACCGTGAAAGAGAAAGGTAAAGTGCTGATTGGGCCAAACACTCCCGGAATAATTTGCCCGACTGAAAAATGCAAGGTTGGAATAATGCCGGGTTATATTCATTCACCGGGGCCGGTGGGAGTTATTTCCAGGTCTGGTACTCTCACTTATGAGGTGGTTGATCAATTGACAAAAGCCGGGATGGGGCAAAGCACATGTTTGGGACTGGGTGGAGACCCCGTAGTGGGACTTAGTTTTGTCGATTGTCTCAAAATGTTCAACAGTGATCCCAAGACCGAAGCAGTTGTTCTCATTGGAGAGATCGGAGGAACGGCTGAAGAACGGGCTGCTGAGTTTATAAAGACTGAATTCAATAAACCTGTGGTAGCCTATGTGGCGGGACGACTTGCCCCACCGGGAAAAAGGATGGGACACGCTGGGGCCATAATTTCAGGGGGATCCGGTACCGCACAGGGCAAGATCAAAGCGCTCGCCGACGCTGGAGTGTCGGTTGTGGAAAATCTTACCAGGGTTGGTCAGGTTGTTAGGGAAGTCCTTTCCTGA
- a CDS encoding acyl-CoA carboxylase subunit beta encodes MSLLDQKFRELEKRLEEADKAGGPEKTAKHHKAGKMTARERVLQLVDEGSFEEIDKFVVHRCVDFGMERTHIPGEGVVTGFGRINGRGVYVFAQDFTVFGGSLSFTHAQKICKVMDLAYRNGFPLIGINDSGGARIQEGVESLGGYGEVFYRNVRASGVIPQISVIMGPCAGGAVYSPAVTDFIFMTEKTSYMFITGPQVIKQVTSEEIDSESLGGAKVHGRVSGVCHFHFPTESETLDKVRELHSFIPDSNRKKVPNVGSDDPFDREVPELDTVIPENSRRPYDMKKIIMPTLDDKKFLEVHAHYARNLITGFGRLGGKTVGIVANQPNWLAGCLDTEASVKCARFVRFCDSFNIPLWTLLDVPGYLPGTQQEHGGIIKHGAKILYAYAEATVPKVTLITRKAYGGAYVVMSSKHLHADINLAYPTAEVAVMGPEGAIQILSRKEIESSPDPAARRGELIQNYIEKFASPYRAAELGFVDQVIFPRDTRATLIKAFAQLENKVEEEPKRKHGNIPL; translated from the coding sequence ATGTCACTTTTAGATCAAAAATTCCGGGAACTTGAAAAAAGACTCGAAGAAGCGGACAAGGCAGGGGGCCCTGAAAAAACCGCTAAACATCATAAAGCAGGAAAGATGACGGCGCGAGAACGGGTTCTTCAACTTGTTGATGAAGGATCATTTGAAGAAATCGACAAATTCGTGGTACACCGTTGCGTAGATTTTGGAATGGAAAGGACCCACATTCCAGGAGAAGGAGTGGTCACCGGATTCGGTCGAATTAACGGAAGAGGAGTGTACGTTTTTGCTCAGGACTTTACAGTTTTCGGCGGTAGCCTGTCATTCACTCACGCGCAAAAAATATGCAAGGTTATGGACCTGGCTTATAGAAACGGTTTCCCATTAATCGGCATCAATGATTCCGGAGGGGCCAGAATCCAGGAGGGCGTCGAAAGCCTTGGCGGCTACGGAGAGGTATTCTACAGAAATGTCAGAGCATCGGGAGTCATACCTCAGATTTCAGTAATTATGGGGCCGTGCGCGGGCGGAGCCGTTTACTCTCCAGCCGTTACCGACTTCATCTTCATGACTGAAAAAACGAGCTACATGTTTATTACGGGGCCGCAAGTCATCAAACAGGTGACAAGCGAAGAAATCGATTCGGAGAGTCTCGGCGGGGCCAAGGTTCATGGAAGGGTTTCAGGGGTTTGCCATTTTCATTTTCCCACGGAGTCGGAAACTCTTGACAAGGTCCGGGAACTCCATTCTTTCATCCCCGACAGCAACAGGAAAAAAGTTCCAAATGTAGGTTCCGATGACCCGTTTGATCGCGAAGTTCCTGAATTAGATACTGTCATACCTGAGAATTCCAGACGACCTTATGACATGAAAAAAATTATCATGCCAACTCTGGATGATAAGAAGTTCCTCGAAGTTCACGCTCATTATGCTCGAAATCTTATCACTGGTTTTGGTCGTCTTGGTGGCAAGACTGTCGGTATAGTGGCGAACCAACCCAATTGGCTTGCCGGATGCCTGGACACCGAAGCTTCGGTAAAATGCGCCAGGTTTGTAAGGTTCTGCGATTCATTCAATATTCCATTGTGGACCTTGCTTGATGTTCCTGGATACCTGCCCGGCACGCAACAGGAACATGGGGGCATAATTAAACATGGAGCGAAGATACTGTACGCTTACGCAGAAGCTACGGTGCCCAAAGTCACTCTTATAACCAGGAAGGCTTACGGAGGAGCGTATGTGGTCATGTCAAGCAAGCACCTTCACGCTGACATAAATCTAGCTTATCCTACCGCTGAAGTCGCTGTAATGGGACCTGAAGGCGCTATACAGATCCTGTCCCGAAAAGAAATAGAAAGCTCTCCCGACCCGGCGGCGAGACGGGGCGAATTGATCCAGAACTATATCGAGAAATTTGCGAGTCCGTATCGAGCGGCGGAACTTGGCTTTGTAGATCAGGTAATTTTCCCGAGAGATACAAGGGCGACTCTAATAAAGGCTTTTGCCCAACTGGAAAACAAGGTCGAGGAAGAACCCAAAAGAAAACACGGTAATATACCATTGTGA
- a CDS encoding cobalamin B12-binding domain-containing protein, giving the protein MEKKIRVVVAKPGLDGHDRGAKVVARALRDAGMEVIYTGLRQTPEAIFKTCVQEDADALCLSSLSGAHDYLFPRIANLFRDQKVEDVLILGGGIVPEEDIEALKKAGISEIFGPGTRTDDIVQFIKTHLKK; this is encoded by the coding sequence ATGGAAAAAAAAATTAGAGTCGTCGTGGCTAAACCAGGTCTGGACGGGCACGATCGTGGGGCCAAGGTTGTAGCGCGAGCGCTTAGGGACGCGGGTATGGAAGTCATTTACACTGGTTTGCGTCAGACTCCGGAAGCTATTTTCAAGACCTGCGTGCAAGAGGATGCGGACGCTTTGTGTCTAAGTTCCCTGTCGGGGGCTCATGATTATCTTTTTCCACGTATCGCCAATCTCTTTAGAGATCAGAAAGTGGAGGATGTTTTGATTCTGGGGGGCGGTATTGTGCCTGAAGAAGATATTGAAGCTCTCAAGAAAGCCGGAATCTCGGAGATTTTTGGACCTGGGACGAGGACAGATGACATAGTGCAGTTCATAAAAACGCATCTAAAGAAATAG
- a CDS encoding Rho termination factor N-terminal domain-containing protein yields MTLREIRTKARDLGVKNYTRFKKDGLIRQIQQAEGNAPCFKGIKDCGELECAWRGECQA; encoded by the coding sequence ATGACTTTACGAGAGATCAGGACAAAAGCCAGAGACTTGGGTGTCAAGAATTACACGAGATTCAAAAAGGATGGGTTGATCCGGCAAATACAGCAGGCTGAAGGTAACGCCCCATGTTTTAAGGGCATCAAAGATTGTGGTGAACTAGAATGCGCTTGGCGCGGGGAGTGCCAGGCCTAG
- the panB gene encoding 3-methyl-2-oxobutanoate hydroxymethyltransferase has translation MAKITINTLREKKAKGEKMTFLTAYDYPFAIFEQKAGIDVVLVGDSMGMVVLGYNSTLPVTMDLMMPHVQAVRLGAPDVYLVGDMPYMSYQISKSEAIRNAGRFMAEAGCDGVKLEGGREMAETVRSLTDATIPVMGHIGLTPQAAAQLGGFKAQGRDLKTAQRLIEDARILEEAGVTSLLMEGVPAELAEIITRQSSVPTFGIGAGPHCDGQVLVIHDMIGMFDRYTPKFVKRYREIGNQIIEALEEFKKDVTEGQFPATEHCYSMPKEVAEELDRLYK, from the coding sequence ATGGCGAAAATTACGATTAACACACTGAGAGAAAAAAAGGCCAAAGGCGAAAAGATGACTTTTCTCACGGCCTATGATTATCCTTTCGCAATTTTTGAGCAAAAAGCAGGGATAGATGTTGTCCTCGTTGGCGATTCAATGGGTATGGTAGTTCTAGGTTATAACTCTACACTGCCTGTGACCATGGATTTAATGATGCCACATGTGCAGGCCGTTCGGTTGGGCGCCCCTGATGTATATCTAGTAGGTGACATGCCATATATGAGCTACCAGATATCGAAGTCCGAAGCGATCAGAAACGCCGGCAGGTTTATGGCCGAAGCCGGATGCGACGGAGTGAAACTTGAGGGCGGTAGAGAGATGGCTGAAACTGTTAGAAGTCTTACCGATGCTACCATACCTGTTATGGGACACATTGGTCTTACTCCTCAGGCGGCGGCCCAGTTGGGAGGATTCAAGGCCCAGGGAAGAGATTTAAAGACAGCCCAAAGACTCATTGAAGACGCCCGAATTCTTGAAGAAGCAGGAGTGACGAGTCTCCTCATGGAGGGTGTGCCTGCCGAACTGGCGGAAATAATCACCAGACAGTCATCTGTCCCAACATTTGGCATAGGAGCTGGACCGCACTGTGACGGACAAGTTTTGGTTATTCATGACATGATTGGGATGTTCGATCGGTACACTCCTAAGTTTGTGAAGAGGTACAGGGAGATTGGAAATCAAATCATTGAAGCTCTTGAAGAATTCAAAAAGGATGTCACGGAAGGACAGTTTCCAGCAACAGAACACTGCTATTCAATGCCAAAGGAAGTGGCTGAGGAACTTGACCGTCTCTACAAATAA
- a CDS encoding ketopantoate reductase family protein has product MKIAIIGAGSLGSVMGSLLWEAGLDPMLIERNQDEVDHVRENGIWIEGVSGDRLVKPRISVDTVELEKADLVIVLVKSYDTRAACQTIGKLISDQSAIITVQNGVGNFEILNQAFPGQVLIGVTTMGAMTLGLGMVRHTGFGPTHIGEVDGRLSDRAVAVGRALQMMNGGPVDVVDNALGSVWSKLIINASINAPGTLLRLRNGDLPITDEGRTLIRRIVHECVNLANAKGINLIYDDPEDQVIKVCEGTAGNLNSMFQDVMACRRTEIDFINGAVASQAKALGLEAPVNETLALLIKSMESTYGIRV; this is encoded by the coding sequence ATGAAAATCGCAATAATAGGAGCTGGCTCTCTTGGGTCGGTAATGGGTTCGTTGCTGTGGGAAGCCGGGCTGGACCCGATGCTCATAGAACGGAACCAAGATGAAGTCGATCATGTGAGGGAAAATGGCATATGGATTGAGGGAGTTTCTGGCGATCGACTCGTTAAGCCTAGAATTTCCGTAGACACCGTCGAGCTGGAGAAGGCGGATCTTGTTATAGTATTGGTGAAATCCTACGACACTCGGGCCGCCTGTCAAACTATAGGCAAACTGATATCCGACCAAAGCGCCATTATAACGGTTCAAAATGGAGTTGGAAATTTCGAGATACTAAATCAGGCTTTCCCAGGCCAAGTCTTGATAGGCGTTACTACAATGGGGGCAATGACGCTCGGATTGGGTATGGTTCGGCATACTGGATTCGGTCCCACACATATCGGTGAAGTAGATGGTCGACTCTCAGATCGGGCGGTTGCGGTAGGACGCGCTCTTCAAATGATGAACGGAGGGCCGGTTGATGTTGTCGATAACGCCCTAGGTTCGGTTTGGTCGAAACTGATCATAAACGCGTCCATTAATGCTCCCGGAACATTGCTTCGGCTCCGTAACGGCGACTTGCCGATTACTGACGAAGGACGAACTTTGATAAGAAGGATTGTTCACGAATGTGTAAACCTAGCGAACGCTAAAGGGATCAATTTGATTTATGATGATCCTGAGGATCAAGTGATCAAAGTTTGTGAGGGGACGGCTGGAAACTTGAATTCTATGTTCCAGGACGTCATGGCTTGTAGAAGAACAGAGATTGACTTTATAAACGGAGCTGTGGCCTCGCAAGCAAAAGCTCTTGGACTGGAGGCCCCTGTGAATGAGACTCTGGCTTTGTTAATCAAGTCCATGGAATCCACCTATGGGATCCGGGTTTAG